In one window of Miscanthus floridulus cultivar M001 chromosome 12, ASM1932011v1, whole genome shotgun sequence DNA:
- the LOC136497635 gene encoding receptor-like serine/threonine-protein kinase SD1-8, producing MAVLNLVALIFATLLLLLRRSSGAGISSDTLNSGGNITDGETLLSAGGSFTLGFFSPSTTVPTKRYLGIWFTASGTDAVLWVANRDTPLNSSSGVLVMSSRVGLCLLDGSGQTAWSSNTTGASASSVAQLLESGNLVVREQSSSPSADFQWQSFDHPSNTLLAGMRFGKNLKTGLEWSLTSWRAKDDPATGAYRRVMDTRGLPDIVTWQGSAKKYRAGPWNGRWFSGVPEMDSQYKLFYIQMVDGPDEVTYDLSITAGTPFTRIVLDEVGKVQVLLWIPSSRVWKEFPWLPRDACDDYASCGAFGLCNVDAASVPSCSCAVGFSPVNASEWSRKAASGGCQRDVPLECDRNGTVTTDRFTPVHGVKLPDTDNATVDMGTTLEQCRARCLANCSCVAYAAADIGGGGCVMWKDNIVDVRYIENGQDLYLRLAKSESGKRGHVAKILVPVMASVLVLTAAGLYLVWICKLRAKRRNKDNLRKAILGYLTAPYELGDENVELPFVSFEDIAAATNNFSEDNMLGQGGFGKVYKGTLGQNIEVAVKRLGQSSGQGVEEFRNEVVLIAKLQHRNLVRLLGCCIDGDEKLLIYEYLPNRSLDSIIFDAASKYLLDWPTRFKIIKGVSRGLLYLHQDSRLTVIHRDLKTSNILLDADMSPKISDFGMARIFGGNQHEANTNRVVGTYGYMSPEYAMDGAFSVKSDTYSFGVIVLEIISGLKISLTHCKGFPNLLAYAWSLWINDRATDLVDSSLAKSCSYSEALRCIQIGLLCVQDNPDSRPLISSVVPMLENETTPVPVPIQPMYFSYRGTTQGTDENTSSSMNNMS from the exons ATGGCGGTTCTCAACCTCGTCGCCCTGATTTTTGCGACGCTACTACTGCTTCTCAGAAGAAGCTCCGGCGCCGGCATTTCGTCGGACACGCTGAACAGCGGGGGCAACATCACCGATGGAGAGACGCTGCTCTCCGCCGGTGGCTCATTCACCCTGGGTTTCTTCTCCCCGTCGACCACGGTGCCAACCAAGAGGTACCTCGGGATCTGGTTTACGGCGTCTGGTACGGACGCCGTCTTGTGGGTGGCCAACCGCGACACCCCGCTAAACAGCTCCTCCGGCGTCCTGGTGATGAGTAGCCGGGTGGGCCTTTGCCTTCTCGACGGCTCTGGCCAGACCGCCTGGTCCTCGAACACGACCGGCGCCTCTGCCTCTTCGGTGGCACAGCTGCTCGAGTCCGGCAACCTCGTCGTGCGCGAGCAGAGCAGCAGCCCCAGCGCCGACTTCCAGTGGCAGTCGTTCGACCACCCGTCGAACACCTTGCTCGCCGGCATGAGGTTCGGCAAGAACCTGAAGACCGGCCTGGAGTGGTCCCTCACGTCGTGGCGGGCGAAGGACGACCCTGCGACGGGGGCCTACCGTCGGGTCATGGACACAAGGGGCCTGCCGGACATCGTCACATGGCAAGGCAGCGCCAAGAAGTACCGCGCCGGCCCGTGGAACGGTCGCTGGTTCAGCGGCGTGCCGGAGATGGATTCACAGTACAAGTTGTTCTACATCCAGATGGTGGACGGCCCCGACGAGGTCACCTACGACCTCAGCATCACGGCCGGCACGCCCTTCACCCGCATCGTGCTGGACGAGGTTGGCAAGGTGCAGGTCCTGTTGTGGATCCCGTCCAGCCGGGTGTGGAAGGAGTTCCCATGGTTGCCTCGCGACGCCTGCGATGACTACGCGTCGTGCGGCGCGTTCGGCCTGTGCAACGTCGACGCCGCGTCGGTGCCGTCCTGCAGCTGCGCCGTGGGGTTCAGCCCCGTGAACGCGTCGGAGTGGTCCAGGAAGGCAGCCTCCGGCGGGTGCCAGAGGGACGTGCCGCTGGAGTGCGACCGCAACGGGACGGTGACGACGGACCGGTTCACGCCTGTGCACGGCGTGAAGCTCCCTGACACGGACAACGCGACGGTGGACATGGGCACGACGCTGGAGCAGTGCAGGGCGAGGTGCCTCGCCAACTGCTCTTGCGTGGCCTACGCCGCCGCTGACATCGGAGGCGGAGGCTGCGTCATGTGGAAGGATAACATAGTTGATGTCAGGTACATAGAAAATGGGCAGGATCTCTATCTGAGGTTGGCCAAGTCTGAATCAG GGAAGAGGGGGCATGTGGCAAAAATCTTGGTTCCGGTGATGGCGTCTGTGCTTGTACTCACGGCCGCTGGCCTGTACCTTGTTTGGATATGCAAGCTTAGAG CCAAACGTCGGAACAAGGATAATTTGAGGAAAGCGATCCTAGGATACTTGACTGCGCCATACGAACTCGGTGATGAAAATGTAGAGCTTCCATTTGTCAGCTTTGAAGACATTGCAGCTGCAACAAACAATTTTTCTGAGGACAATATGCTCGGGCAAGGTGGCTTTGGGAAGGTTTATAAG GGTACGCTGGGACAGAACATAGAAGTTGCAGTCAAAAGGCTCGGTCAAAGTTCAGGACAAGGTGTAGAGGAATTCAGAAATGAAGTTGTTCTGATTGCAAAATTGCAGCACAGGAACCTGGTTAGGCTTCTTGGATGCTGCATCGATGGAGATGAGAAGTTGCTGATTTATGAATACTTACCAAACAGAAGCTTGGATTCCATTATTTTTG ATGCTGCAAGTAAGTATCTCCTTGATTGGCCAACACGTTTCAAGATAATCAAAGGAGTATCTAGAGGGCTTCTTTATCTCCACCAGGATTCAAGGTTGACTGTAATTCACAGAGATCTTAAAACAAGCAACATACTGTTGGACGCGGATATGAGCCCGAAGATATCAGATTTTGGTATGGCAAGAATCTTTGGTGGAAACCAGCATGAGGCAAATACTAATCGTGTTGTTGGGACATA TGGTTACATGTCTCCTGAATATGCAATGGATGGCGCGTTTTCTGTCAAGTCAGATACATATAGTTTCGGAGTCATAGTCTTGGAGATTATAAGTGGCTTGAAGATCAGTTTAACTCACTGCAAGGGCTTCCCTAACCTACTGGCTTAT GCATGGAGCTTATGGATAAACGACAGAGCGACAGATCTTGTGGACTCATCCCTGGCTAAGAGTTGTTCCTACAGTGAAGCTTTACGGTGTATCCAGATAGGGCTATTGTGTGTGCAAGACAATCCAGATAGTAGGCCACTTATATCGTCGGTGGTGCCCATGCTTGAGAATGAAACCACACCAGTTCCGGTACCAATACAGCCAATGTATTTCTCATACCGGGGAACAACCCAAGGGACAGACGAAAATACTAGCAGTTCTATGAATAACATGAGCTGA